The following are encoded together in the Deltaproteobacteria bacterium genome:
- the rpmI gene encoding 50S ribosomal protein L35 — protein sequence MPKLKTNRGAAKRFKATGSGKIVRNKAFASHILTKKTTKRKRNLRKSSLVHSTNERGVRRLVPYL from the coding sequence ATGCCTAAATTGAAGACCAACCGTGGCGCGGCCAAGCGCTTCAAGGCCACGGGATCAGGAAAAATCGTGAGGAACAAGGCCTTTGCCAGCCATATTCTTACCAAGAAGACTACAAAGCGTAAGAGAAACCTGCGGAAGTCTTCTCTTGTTCATTCAACCAATGAAAGAGGTGTTCGCCGGCTGGTACCGTATCTCTGA